A window of Haloarcula marismortui ATCC 43049 genomic DNA:
TTCGCGAACGCATCGTACTTCGCCCCGTGAGCCATGTACGGCTGGCCGTCCGAAACCTGAGCGTAGATGATCTCCGGGCTGGCCGGTGTCCCGTCGGCACTCAGGGCGGAGGCGTACTCAGCATCGAGCCGACTGTTCAGCGGGTGGGGCGCGCCGGCTTCGGTGATGGTCCCAGTGCCGCCCGCTTCACCGCCAAGCGGGGAGGCGAGGCCGGCCAGCGAGACAACCAGCAGGAACGTGATGCCGAACACGGTCAGCGTCGCCGCCGTCGGCACGACCGAGCGCCACGAAAGGAACGTCGGTGTGACCCAGCTTCTGAGCGTCGCAAGCGTCGACTGCCCGGACTGGCCAGACCGAGTATGGCGGTTTCCGAGAGAGGCCGGTGGACGAGTCGCCGCAGGATAGGCCGCGAGCGCGCCGGCAACCAGCCCCATCAGAACAAAAATGCCGGCGACGCCAGCGACGACAGTAGCGCTCTGGCCGGTGACAGTGATATCGAGCGCGATTGGGAGCCCGACGAAAATCGCGACGTTGACGAGTGCCTTGATAAGGATGAGTCCGACGGCGTAGCCCAGCACGACGCCGGTCGTGACGAGAAGGCCGGCACGAAGCGTAAACAGAAGCCCCACACGCCACCCCGACGCGCCGGTCGAGCGAATTACCCGTATCGCATCGAGTCGGTCGCGGACGCTCATCCGCGTGACGTTGTAGACGACGATGAGAACCAGCAATCCGCCGGCAGCCGCGGCGATACCCAGCGCCCAGAGCACCTGCTCCAGACCGCCAAGGACGTACAGGAGCGCGCTGACAAGCGGTGCCCCTTCACTCGGAAGGCTCCCTAGCCCGGTTCCGCTCGGACTGTGGTTGATGACGAAGTAGCCGGTGACGCCGACCCGCTGGGCGGTCGAGGCGTTCGTCGCGTACCACTGGTTCGAGAGGAACGTCGTTCCCCGCTGCTGTGGCACGACCGTGAGCGAGACGGTGCTGTTCGACCCGCTGACCGTTCGGGTCTGTTGCTGGGAGACCGGTCCTCGGCCGTCGACGCCGTCAGGAAGTGTCGGTAATCGCCCCTCCTGCCACTGTGCCGACCCCTCGATGAGCACTCTGGGCGCATCGGGTGGGATGCCGACGAGACGAAGGTCGGTCCCGTCTGTGGTCGCCGTCGCTGTCGGGAGCACGGTGACATCCTCACCGGGTTCCGGCGGGCCATGTTCCGCGTCGTGGTAAGTGACCGTCCCGGAGTTCGCAAGCGGTTCGGCGAACGTTTCCGAGTACGTGACGGCGGTGAACAACAGCAAGACCGTGCCGATGAGAAACGCGGCCGTCACGGCGACGACGACGACGGTGAGCCGATCTCGTCTGGACCAGCGAAACAGGAGAGCGTTTCTGTATCCCATCGATTCGTTAGTTCGTCTCCGTTGACGGGCTCGCGTCCGGCGTCGAGGCAGTATCCGAGACGAGCGTGCCGCCGCGGATGAACAGCCGTTCGTCGAACCGCTGTGCCAGTTGCGGGTCGTGGCTGATGACGACGAGTGCAGTTTCCGTCGATTCCTTCATGCTAAACAGGAGGTTTAGCACCGACTCGGCGGTGTCCGGGTCTAGCTGCCCGGTCGGTTCGTCGGCGAGAATTATTTCGGGACGGTTTGCAAGCGCTCGTGCGATAGCGACCCGCTGTTTCTCGCCCCCGCTCAGCGTCGCGGGGTACTGGTGTTCGAGTCCGGCGATGCCCAATCGTTCGAACAGCGTGTCCAGCCAGTCGGGGTCACGGTTGCCCGCGTGTTCCTGCGGGAGCGACGCGTTCTCGCGGGCGGTCAGGTCACCGATGAGCTGGAAGTCCTGGAAGACGAACCCGAGCGTCGTCCGCCGCAGGCTAGCGCGCTGGCGTTCGGACAGGGCACTCGCATCTCGGCCGGCGACCTCCAATCGACCGCTAGACGGTGGTTCTAGGAGTCCGAGGACGTTGAACAGGGTCGACTTCCCGGCCCCGCTAGGTCCCTGCACGAGCATTGCCGCGTCGGACCCGACGGTAAGTGAGACGCCATTGAGAATCTTGGTGCCCCGTCGTGTGACACACAGCCCTGAGCCGACGAGGACGGGGTCAGTCATTGTCGGCCTTTCTGCCGGCCCCGTATTGTATGCCACGGTTACATACACGGGAAAAATGGACATAAGGTGGCCCCCACGAACCGTGTGCGCTCAGCAGTTCGTTCGGTTCCCGCCGGGGCGAACGAGGTACACGGAGTCGAGCCCCCGGGTGTCATAGACTACGTCGTTCTCGTACCGCCACTCCCCCAGCGCCGCGGGCGTGGTCTTTTCGCTTCCTGCCGGAAACAGGTGCGCCCCGGTTGTCCCCCACGACGCCCGCGACAGCGTCGGGCAGCTGGGTTCCATCCCGCCACCGAGCCATCGGGCGGTCGGCTGGTACGTACCGTTGGTTGAACCCGGATAGTACAGGTCAACGATACGGCTGAACGGATGGTCGGAAGCCCACTGTTCGTCGACGTGGTCTGCGGTGAACGTCGCGGCTGCGAACTGCGATTCGGTCGCCCCCGTCGGGAATGCTAGCGTGTCGAGATTGACGAACGCGATAGGCATCGTCACGACTGCGGCGACCACGACGACGATTGTCAGAACTGTTGCGAGTCGGTGGCTATGGGCCTTTGGCGACCCAAGTCCGCCGTCCGGTGATGGCGACCGCCGATAGGCAACTGACGCGATGCCGATGCCAGCGAGCACGAACACGGGCAGATGGACGAACGTCTGTCCGCGGAGCGCCGTCCCGTAGTACTCCGGCGTCAGCGAGGCGGTCAACGAGAAGTACACAATAACGATCGGCGCTAGCAGCAGCGCAAGCATGACCGGGCCGACCAGCCGGCGGTCGCGGCTCGCGCGCGGAAGGCCAACGACCGCAAACACCACCGGGACAGCGAAGGCCGCAACAAGCACCAGAAGGCCGGTCGGCGTGGTCTGTGTCCCGGGAAACACGGTCTGTAACGCGTTCGCGCCGAGCGTCAGGAACCAGAGACCAACCGCGCCGCCGACGGTCACCCGCTGCAGGCGAGCGCTCGTCCGCTGGAACCAGACAAGCGTCGCCACCAGCACGACCACCCAGGCCAGGAACAGCCCCGGATACGCGCTGATACGGTCGACGTAGGGAACCACCAGCTGGGACTGCTCCGCGAACCGGTAGTACCCCCACATATACACCCAGAAGCCTGCGACGACGGCGAGGGCAGTAACAGCGTCACGACGCGACGGAATCATAGCGAGGTGGGCGGCTAGCACTCCTGTCAGTACCAGCCCGGCAATAAGCGAACTGAACGTATGCAGGAGCGGGAAAGCAGCGAACAGGACGACCACGACTGCCCCCCAGCGACGCCTGTATCGATCCGTCGTGAGCAACCGATGGACGGCAATCGCAAACAGTGGCAGCAAGAGGAAGGCCAGCGCCTCTTCGTCGGTCTGGCCAGTCCGACGGAGATAGATTCCCTCCACTGCGAGCCCCATCCCGACCACGCCCATCGCCAGCGTCGTCCGGGAGTGACGCCAGCGACTCGACTGTGCGAGGCGTTTGACTAGCGCCATCGCCGTCAGACAGGACGCTGCACCGGTGACCGCGACGACCGGCTGGGCGATGTACAGCGGCCGCTCACCGGTAAGCGAACCGACGACCGTCAGCACAGCAGTAAACACGATGTTGTCCGCGCGGAACCGTGTGAGTGGAAACGTCCCCGTCCGAAGCGTGTCTCTCGCCAGCGCGACGTAGCCGAATCCGTCTAGCGTCGAGGGCAGCGGTGTCCAGTGGAGCGTCGTCAGTCGGGCCGCGGCTGCCACGGCCAGCACAGCCACGATGAGCAGCACTCGTCCCGTCCGGCCGTCACTCATTGGCGGGTCCTACAGCGGGTGGGTGTAAGATAGTTACCGCATTCCGACGGCCCCGTCGTGTTTACTGTCCTCGTCTGAGTTTACATGGGCGTCCCTGCGTTGTCGGTAGCGATGGCCGCCGACCCGTCGACCCCGACACCAACGAACCACGACTGCCGGGTTGCCACTATCAGATCCAACAGTTCGTACGCGTCACTCGTTTCCGCTGGTGCGCGCTGAAGACAGCAGTTCCAAACAGAATTGCGGACCACAGCAACGAAGGCCAGGGACTGGACGGTCAGCGGTCCCCGTTCGACTTGATCTCACGGGCGCGGTCCACAGCCGCTTCGGCCTGTGACCGGTCGACTGATGTCGGCGCGAACGCTGCGGTCTCGAAGGTTTCGACCACTGTTTCGAGATCTGCCATCCGGTCCTCCGGAACGCCGTGCTCCTGGCTCCGCTGGAGGAGTTCCCAGTGTGTTGCCCCTTCATCAATCCCGTTTTCCACTGCTAGCACGTCGTGAACGGCGGTGTACGCGACCATCGCTGCGGCGTCGTAGTTCCCGCTGTCCAGATACGATTCGGCGCGGTCCTCGAACGTCGGCGTCGTTTCGTCTGACGACGTCGCCGATGGGTTAGGGTCAGTCATTGACGTGTCACCCGTCTCCGTCGGGACAGGCGAGTCCGTCTCCCGGGATTGGCGGACCCGTGGCACGACAAACCAAGCGGCGACGACAACCGCAAGCGCTACCCCGCCGCCGAAGACGGGCAGCCAGCTGGAGCCGATAACCGCGTTCCCGAAGGCTGCTGCCGGGTTCCCGTCTGAGCCAACCGGTGGGTTGCCGCCGCCGGACCCGGCCGCCAGCGTCGCCGTTGCAGTCGCGTTACCGAGGTTTGTCCTCGGCTCGTCGTACGTGGCGGTAACAGTAACGGACTCGTTGCCCTGCGGATTCTCGAAAACGGTCTGGAACGACCCGTTCCGGTTCGTCTCGACCCGCTGTGTTCCGCCAGCACCGATCTGCAGGCGTACCGGGCGACCAGTCACAGGGTCTCCAGCAACGGTCTGGAGTTGCCCCCTGACGAGAGCCCCGCCATCCGTGCGTGATGCACTCACTGAGAGGTTCGTTCGAGTCTCGACGACGACAACAGGAGT
This region includes:
- a CDS encoding ABC transporter ATP-binding protein, which translates into the protein MTDPVLVGSGLCVTRRGTKILNGVSLTVGSDAAMLVQGPSGAGKSTLFNVLGLLEPPSSGRLEVAGRDASALSERQRASLRRTTLGFVFQDFQLIGDLTARENASLPQEHAGNRDPDWLDTLFERLGIAGLEHQYPATLSGGEKQRVAIARALANRPEIILADEPTGQLDPDTAESVLNLLFSMKESTETALVVISHDPQLAQRFDERLFIRGGTLVSDTASTPDASPSTETN